The window CATCTACGCAAACCCGACCCGATTCCTGCGTCTTGCCAATTGGCTGACCCCGCTCCTGTTCTGGAGCGGGCTGGTCTTGTCGCTGGGCGCGGTGGCGTGGGGGCTGTTCATGGTGCCGCCCGACCGCCTGATGGGCGATACCGTGCGGATCCTGTTCATCCATGTTCCTGCCGCCTGGCTCGGCATGGGGGGCTGGGCCGGGATTGCGATTTCCTCGGCGATGCTGCTGATCTGGAAGCACCCGCTGGCCGCCATCGCCGCGCGCGCGATCGCGGTGCCGGGGATGGTGTTTTGCGCGGTCTGTCTGGCCACCGGCTCTATCTGGGGGCGCCCGACCTGGGGCACCTGGTGGGAGTGGGACGGGCGGTTGACCTCGATGCTGGTGCTGCTGTTCCTTTATGCCGGCTACATCGCGCTGACCGAGGCGGCAGAGCAGGAAGGCTCGT is drawn from Erythrobacter neustonensis and contains these coding sequences:
- the ccmC gene encoding heme ABC transporter permease CcmC; protein product: MHIYANPTRFLRLANWLTPLLFWSGLVLSLGAVAWGLFMVPPDRLMGDTVRILFIHVPAAWLGMGGWAGIAISSAMLLIWKHPLAAIAARAIAVPGMVFCAVCLATGSIWGRPTWGTWWEWDGRLTSMLVLLFLYAGYIALTEAAEQEGSSSKIAAIFGLVGAVNVPIINRSVVWWNSLHQPSSITLGKSAIQGTFLVPLLVAVVGFSLLFGALVLMRMRALIAQAQVEARLRRRALDDDAPAPTHAVAEAL